The genomic segment CAATCGCTCGAATCAATAATGGAAGCTTCGGCTGCTGTCCTTCTTCCATTATCTCTGCGCAGCGAAAATGGCAGCTTCTCTTTCTCAAACAACCTGATTTATTTTACTTCTCCCACCTCCGACCTGGGATCGATTCCTCTCGTCGTCATCTTCTTCCTTTAATCAACGCATCCTCTCTTGATGAAATTTCCCTCGTTGATAACGCCACCACCGCAACCGCCATCGTTCTTCAGTACGTTTCCCGCGCTTTTTCCGAACGCCGCTTCTCCGCCGGTGACGCTGTTGTCATGCTTCACTACGCTTACGGCTCCGTTAAGAAATCTGTCCATGCTTACGTGTCGCGCGCCGGTGGCCACGTCATCGAGGTAAATCTCCCGTTTCCTGTTTACGATGATGGTGAGATAATCAAAGAATTTAGAAATGCTTTGAATTTGGCGAAATCCGAAAATCGTAGGGTTAGGTTTGCTGTGATTGATCATATAACTTCTATGCCATGTGTTGTTTTGCCTGTGAAAGAATTGGTTAAGATTTGTAGAGATGAAGGTGTTGATCAGGTTTTCGTTGATGGGGCTCATGCAATTGGGTGTTTGAAAGTTGATATGCAGGATATTGGGGCGGATTTTTATACTAGTAATTTGCATAAGTGGTTCTTTTGTCCGCCGGCGGTTGCCTTTTTGTATTGTAGGAAGAATAGGGAGGAAGTATATAATGATGTGCATCATCCGGTTGTTTCGCACGAGTATGGGAATGGGTTGCCGGTGGAGAGTGCGTGGACTGGGACCAGGGATTATAGCTCGCAACTTGTGGTGCCGGAGGTTTTGGAGTTTGTAAATCGTTTTGAGGGTGGAATTGATGGAATTATGAGGAGGAATCATGAGAAGGTTATTGAGATGGCGGAGATGTTGGCACAAGCTTGGGGAACAAAGTTGGGGTGTTCACCTGAAATGTGTGCAAGTTTGGCTATGGTTGGATTGCCTTCTTGTTTGGGGATTAATAGTGATAAAGATTGTAGTAGTTTGAGGACACATCTCAGGGAGAAGTTTGGGGTTGAGGTTCCCATATATTTTAGGCCTCGCAAGGATGGGGAAGTTGGATGTGTGACTGGTTATGCTCGGATTTCTCATCAGGTTTATAATACCATTAAGGATTATTATAAGTTTAGGGATGCGGTTAATCTGATGGTCCAAGAAGGCTTTACCTGCGCCAAACTCAATAACTAGAGAAGGTGTGTTCTTAACTTCTTTTCGTCAGCattttaagaataaaatttATGCATCTCAAGAGCCTTTTTGCATTTTGTTTACTCATGATCATATTCATCAATCCATATCACTTTTTGTTTGCCTTTATGGCATCATCTGTATTGTAGTTCATGTatatctatttttaaaaaatcctcTCTTATGTTTGTTGTGACATGGCTGTGGTGAGTGCTAGATGATATACCCTTTTTTATACCGTAGTTTTGGATCATTTGACACTTAGAGCATACTTGGGTGCTTTCAAGTTATCTAAGCGGGCTAATCTTTGTGAATAGTAGGACCGGATAAGCTTGGATAATTGGTGTTATACCTTAATGTCTTGACAAAATGTTACCTCCGATTCAGATCAtatgtttcatttattttgtggCACTATTCACCAGTTAccaataatttgtaatttattctcAAGCATTAAGTTATaacttaaaacatagtcaagtggtgGAATCTTGTttcatctcaatgtaaattttattaacattaattttttataattttaatcaagtacaattaaaaatatttaggatTGAAATAGCAGTGTgcaaaagcaaatgagacatttgattaaaatagcATAGAGTACAATTGTTCTGCCTAGACTAGAGGGAGGATGACTAATGTATGCTGATGTTGGAATATAATTAAGTGGCTGACCCATGTGTACAATTTACACTAATTGAATTTAGTGTTGTATTCAAAGATAACTTTTGTGAATAGTAAGATTATTACCCACTATTCCACTCATTTCATGTTAAATAGCATGTGAAACTTGTGAAGCACAAAGTGAATAAGTGGTAGTAAATGCGAGATAGTCTTTTTTTTCATATCAAAACTGAATTAACATTAGTTAGTTGCTCTAAAAAATTCATAGGAGAGAATGTGAGGTTCATCATCGGAAGAGCATTATGTTGAAGATATTATGACAAAGTTCAGGTAGAAAGACAAGAAGTTCAGTTGTCTGTGAATCATGGAGAATGATAAATGGTGACTAGATGTTGCACAATAGTTAGGTGTTAACTTTCAGAAATATTGGATGAACTATTGGATATTTGCAAAGGGAACTCTCTCTTTTACCACAATGATCTTGCAATAAGTTTTTAGGCTGAAATCAGTTGTTTTTGCACCCTGGTATGATTGCTTTACTACAATTAGTTGCAAGTTCTATTTACTTATGCTTCAGTTTAGTCACAAGAATAAACAAACAGTGGTGAATACtggagattttttttattatatattgctAGTATTCCTTTATATTTTCCCTTGCCATTTAACTATTGTTTTTTGGCTTTGTCCCCgagaacaaataaaacaaatataaacgACCTTACTTCACTCAcaaaattgaataaataaataagttcgataaactttgtttttaattgattaatttacacCCATTTACAAATTTACTTGTACGAGTATTGCTTCGTATTTTTTGTACTTCAATGACTAGAATTATTATTAGACTTACTATTTATGACTTCTGTGTAAAATTTCATATCAAACCAACTTTGCTACACTCCCCAATTAGCTTTGAATTTAGCTACGAATTCTAATcttttattgttaattagctATGCATCCTAATTTTCCATTTCTAATTTACATGAGCTCGTATATTAAAATAGGAATAGTAATAAAGATATTATTGAACAACAATACTAAGTACTCTAGGATTACACACAATGACACAAGTAAAAAGTTGGGGTAGGAAAACCCGTATAAAAAGAAAAGACTCAAATGATATGTTGGTATGGTTTTCCACATGCATCCTGTATCACTAAATAGTTCACGTTCAGCCCTTTTCTTACATCCATGCACCTTGATGCAAATGTCCTAACTCCTAATCCAAAGGACAAACATTTGAAAAAAAT from the Amaranthus tricolor cultivar Red isolate AtriRed21 chromosome 12, ASM2621246v1, whole genome shotgun sequence genome contains:
- the LOC130828433 gene encoding probable L-cysteine desulfhydrase, chloroplastic encodes the protein MASTPQSSSENGDSNHTCKKPKLNHALTQQQEQEQEQELQNSVKTLSSPSEIAAEFSHHDQTIARINNGSFGCCPSSIISAQRKWQLLFLKQPDLFYFSHLRPGIDSSRRHLLPLINASSLDEISLVDNATTATAIVLQYVSRAFSERRFSAGDAVVMLHYAYGSVKKSVHAYVSRAGGHVIEVNLPFPVYDDGEIIKEFRNALNLAKSENRRVRFAVIDHITSMPCVVLPVKELVKICRDEGVDQVFVDGAHAIGCLKVDMQDIGADFYTSNLHKWFFCPPAVAFLYCRKNREEVYNDVHHPVVSHEYGNGLPVESAWTGTRDYSSQLVVPEVLEFVNRFEGGIDGIMRRNHEKVIEMAEMLAQAWGTKLGCSPEMCASLAMVGLPSCLGINSDKDCSSLRTHLREKFGVEVPIYFRPRKDGEVGCVTGYARISHQVYNTIKDYYKFRDAVNLMVQEGFTCAKLNN